A stretch of Brachyhypopomus gauderio isolate BG-103 chromosome 3, BGAUD_0.2, whole genome shotgun sequence DNA encodes these proteins:
- the kat7b gene encoding histone acetyltransferase KAT7 isoform X1, whose product MPRRKRTAGSSSDGTADSDDSADHEKTDSSYSDANLRSSTRLTRASLRLSQSSQDVPPDVKQIAERDESPPRTPTGNAPSSESDIDISSPNASHDEGVAKEQKDSGSDPSHRPKRRRFHESYNFNMKCPTPGCNSLGHLTGKHERHFSISGCPLYHNLSADECKVKAIEREKQDEERSQGQSEESRHATRHQAPTARQVKYKEKVQEMRKRRDTGLTKEQKEKYMEHRQAHGMTREPLLENITSEYDLELFRKAQARASEDLEKLRMQGQITEGSNMIKTILFGRYELDTWYHSPYPEEYARLGRLYVCEFCLKYMKSQTILRRHMAKCVWKHPPGDEVYRKGAISVFEVDGKKNKIYCQNLCLLAKLFLDHKTLYYDVEPFLFYVMTEADNTGCHLVGYFSKEKNSFLNYNVSCILTMPQYMRQGYGKMLIDFSYLLSKVEEKVGSPERPLSDLGLISYRSYWKEVLLRYMYNFQGKEISIKEISQETAVNPVDIVSTLQSLQMLKYWKGKHLVLKRQDLIDEWKAKETKRGTNNKTIDPSSLKWTPPKGT is encoded by the exons ATGCCCCGTAGAAAG AGAACAGCTGGGAGCAGTTCCGACGGTACCGCAGATTCGGATGATTCTGCGGACCACGAGAAGACGGACAGCTCCTACAGCGATGCGAACCTGCGCAGCAGTACGAGACTCACCAGGGCTTCACTCCGCCTCAGCCAGAGCTCGCAAG ATGTTCCACCAGATGTGAAACAAATAGCAGAGAGAGACGAGTCTCCACCACGGACTCCTACAGGAAACGCTCCCTCATCTGAGTCTGACATCGACATCTCCAGTCCCAATGCATCCCACGATGAGGGCGTGGCGAAGGAGCAGAAGGACTCGGGCAGTGATCCCTCCCACAGGCCAAAGCGCCGCCGCTTCCACGAAAGCTACAACTTCAACATGAAGTGTCCGACGCCCGGCTGCAATTCTCTGG GACATTTAACTGGAAAGCATGAGAGACACTTCTCGATATCTGGTTGTCCCCTGTACCATAACCTCTCAGCAGACGAGTGCAaa GTGAAAGCCATCGAGCGGGAGAAGCAGGACGAGGAGCGGAGCCAAGGTCAGAGTGAGGAGAGCAGACACGCTACACGCCACCAG GCACCTACTGCGAGGCAAGTGAAGTATAAGGAGAAGGTTcaggagatgaggaagaggagagataCAGGCCTGACTAAGGAGCAGAAAGAAAAGTACATG GAGCACAGGCAGGCTCATGGAATGACCAGAGAGCCACTCTTGGAGAACATCACTAGTGAATATGATCTTGAGCTGTTCAGGAAAGCACAAGCAAGGGCGTCCGAGGATTTG GAGAAGCTCCGCATGCAGGGCCAGATCACTGAGGGCAGCAACATGATCAAGACCATTTTATTTGGTCGCTACGAACTGGACACTTGGTACCACTCTCCGTACCCGGAGGAGTACGCTCGCCTGGGCCGCCTGTACGTCTGCGAGTTCTGCCTGAAGTACATGAAGAGCCAAACTATTCTGCGCAGGCACATG GCCAAGTGTGTGTGGAAGCACCCGCCAGGAGACGAGGTGTACAGGAAAGGAGCCATCTCCGTGTTTGAGGTGGACGGGAAGAAGAACAAG ATCTACTGCCAGAACTTGTGTTTATTGGCTAAGCTGTTTCTGGACCACAAGACGCTGTACTATGACGTCGAGCCCTTCCTTTTTTACGTAATGACTGAAGCTGACAACACCGGCTGTCACCTGGTGGGATACTTCTCAAAG GAGAAGAACTCCTTCCTGAACTACAACGTGTCATGCATCCTGACCATGCCACAGTACATGCGGCAGGGATATGGCAAGATGCTCATTGATTTCA GTTATCTGCTGTccaaggtggaggagaaggtgggaTCTCCAGAGCGGCCTCTGTCTGATCTGGGCCTCATCAGCTACCGCAGCTACTGGAAGGAAGTGCTCTTGCGCTACATGTACAACTTTCAGGGCAAAGAGATCTCAATTAAAG AAATCAGTCAGGAAACCGCTGTGAACCCCGTGGATATCGTTAGCACTCTGCAGTCACTGCAGATGCTCAAGTACTGGAAGGGCAAACATTTGGTTTTAAAGAGACAG GACCTCATCGATGAGTGGAAGGCCAAAGAAACCAAAAGAGGCACAAACAACAAGACCATAGACCCCAGTTCACTGAAATGGACTCCTCCCAAAGGAACCTGA
- the kat7b gene encoding histone acetyltransferase KAT7 isoform X2 has product MFSGVHTDVPPDVKQIAERDESPPRTPTGNAPSSESDIDISSPNASHDEGVAKEQKDSGSDPSHRPKRRRFHESYNFNMKCPTPGCNSLGHLTGKHERHFSISGCPLYHNLSADECKVKAIEREKQDEERSQGQSEESRHATRHQAPTARQVKYKEKVQEMRKRRDTGLTKEQKEKYMEHRQAHGMTREPLLENITSEYDLELFRKAQARASEDLEKLRMQGQITEGSNMIKTILFGRYELDTWYHSPYPEEYARLGRLYVCEFCLKYMKSQTILRRHMAKCVWKHPPGDEVYRKGAISVFEVDGKKNKIYCQNLCLLAKLFLDHKTLYYDVEPFLFYVMTEADNTGCHLVGYFSKEKNSFLNYNVSCILTMPQYMRQGYGKMLIDFSYLLSKVEEKVGSPERPLSDLGLISYRSYWKEVLLRYMYNFQGKEISIKEISQETAVNPVDIVSTLQSLQMLKYWKGKHLVLKRQDLIDEWKAKETKRGTNNKTIDPSSLKWTPPKGT; this is encoded by the exons ATGTTCTCAGGAGTGCATACAG ATGTTCCACCAGATGTGAAACAAATAGCAGAGAGAGACGAGTCTCCACCACGGACTCCTACAGGAAACGCTCCCTCATCTGAGTCTGACATCGACATCTCCAGTCCCAATGCATCCCACGATGAGGGCGTGGCGAAGGAGCAGAAGGACTCGGGCAGTGATCCCTCCCACAGGCCAAAGCGCCGCCGCTTCCACGAAAGCTACAACTTCAACATGAAGTGTCCGACGCCCGGCTGCAATTCTCTGG GACATTTAACTGGAAAGCATGAGAGACACTTCTCGATATCTGGTTGTCCCCTGTACCATAACCTCTCAGCAGACGAGTGCAaa GTGAAAGCCATCGAGCGGGAGAAGCAGGACGAGGAGCGGAGCCAAGGTCAGAGTGAGGAGAGCAGACACGCTACACGCCACCAG GCACCTACTGCGAGGCAAGTGAAGTATAAGGAGAAGGTTcaggagatgaggaagaggagagataCAGGCCTGACTAAGGAGCAGAAAGAAAAGTACATG GAGCACAGGCAGGCTCATGGAATGACCAGAGAGCCACTCTTGGAGAACATCACTAGTGAATATGATCTTGAGCTGTTCAGGAAAGCACAAGCAAGGGCGTCCGAGGATTTG GAGAAGCTCCGCATGCAGGGCCAGATCACTGAGGGCAGCAACATGATCAAGACCATTTTATTTGGTCGCTACGAACTGGACACTTGGTACCACTCTCCGTACCCGGAGGAGTACGCTCGCCTGGGCCGCCTGTACGTCTGCGAGTTCTGCCTGAAGTACATGAAGAGCCAAACTATTCTGCGCAGGCACATG GCCAAGTGTGTGTGGAAGCACCCGCCAGGAGACGAGGTGTACAGGAAAGGAGCCATCTCCGTGTTTGAGGTGGACGGGAAGAAGAACAAG ATCTACTGCCAGAACTTGTGTTTATTGGCTAAGCTGTTTCTGGACCACAAGACGCTGTACTATGACGTCGAGCCCTTCCTTTTTTACGTAATGACTGAAGCTGACAACACCGGCTGTCACCTGGTGGGATACTTCTCAAAG GAGAAGAACTCCTTCCTGAACTACAACGTGTCATGCATCCTGACCATGCCACAGTACATGCGGCAGGGATATGGCAAGATGCTCATTGATTTCA GTTATCTGCTGTccaaggtggaggagaaggtgggaTCTCCAGAGCGGCCTCTGTCTGATCTGGGCCTCATCAGCTACCGCAGCTACTGGAAGGAAGTGCTCTTGCGCTACATGTACAACTTTCAGGGCAAAGAGATCTCAATTAAAG AAATCAGTCAGGAAACCGCTGTGAACCCCGTGGATATCGTTAGCACTCTGCAGTCACTGCAGATGCTCAAGTACTGGAAGGGCAAACATTTGGTTTTAAAGAGACAG GACCTCATCGATGAGTGGAAGGCCAAAGAAACCAAAAGAGGCACAAACAACAAGACCATAGACCCCAGTTCACTGAAATGGACTCCTCCCAAAGGAACCTGA
- the LOC143510850 gene encoding uncharacterized protein LOC143510850: MEIWKLVMVIINMIALSYSAHGLSFDLDKEHWISKKWEDEPLGEKIASEVDSLIKRSKAHQFYGLMGKRTDIPQPVRVARRRNKGEMFVGLMGRRSLRGDTFTRIIPAETSTAIDTAMESDKQSDLQEEWDKVQYY, from the exons ATGGAGATTTGGAAACTGGTGATGGTAATCATCAACATGATTGCCCTTTCTTACAGCGCTCATGGATTGTCGTTTGATCTCGACAAGGAACACTGGATTTCTAAGAAATGGgag GATGAACCTCTGGGGGAAAAAATAGCCAGCGAAGTGGACAGTCTAATCAAGAGATCCAAAGCGCACCAGTTCTATGGGCTTATGGGGAAGCGCACTG ACATTCCCCAGCCTGTGAGAGTAGCTCGCCGAC GAAATAAAGGAGAAATGTTTGTTGGACTCATGGGACGGAGATCGTTAAGAGGAG ATACATTCACGAGAATAATCCCAGCAGAGACGAGTACAGCCATAGACACAGCGATGGAATCTGACAAGCAGTCAG ATTTGCAAGAAGAATGGGACAAAGTTCAGTACTACTGA